The following coding sequences lie in one Amycolatopsis cihanbeyliensis genomic window:
- the rocD gene encoding ornithine--oxo-acid transaminase: MTTFADRTTGSTTDEFIGLDERWSTHNYHPLPVVIAEAAGAWVTDVEGSSYLDFLAGYSALNFGHRHPALVEAATQQLGRVTLTSRAFHHDQLGPFCRELAELTGTDMVLPMNSGAEAVESAIKVARKWAYRVKGLPAGTAEIVVAGSNFHGRTTTIVSFSTDDAARADYGPYTPGFVTVEYGDAEALAGAITDRTAAVLLEPIQGEAGVIVPPDGYLAEARRLCDQAGALLIADEIQSGLARTGTLFALDHERVRADLYTLGKALGGGIMPVSAVVGSGEVLGVLRPGEHGSTFGGNPLACAVGRAVLRLLSTGEFQQRSASLGEQLRSRLSELVGDGLAEVRGRGLWAGVDIAPGGPTGRQASQALAERGVLCKETHGNTLRIAPPLVISEQDLDRGIDAIAEVVRH, from the coding sequence ATGACGACGTTCGCCGACCGCACCACCGGTTCCACCACCGACGAGTTCATCGGGCTCGACGAGCGGTGGAGCACGCACAACTACCACCCGTTGCCGGTGGTCATCGCCGAGGCAGCGGGCGCATGGGTGACCGATGTCGAGGGCAGCAGCTACCTCGACTTCCTCGCCGGCTACTCCGCACTGAACTTCGGCCACCGGCACCCCGCCCTGGTCGAGGCCGCGACGCAGCAGCTCGGCCGGGTCACCCTCACCTCGCGTGCCTTCCACCACGACCAGCTCGGCCCGTTCTGCCGGGAACTCGCCGAGCTCACCGGCACCGACATGGTGCTGCCGATGAACTCCGGCGCCGAGGCCGTGGAGTCGGCGATCAAGGTGGCCAGGAAGTGGGCCTACCGGGTCAAGGGCCTCCCGGCGGGAACGGCCGAGATCGTCGTGGCCGGCTCGAACTTCCACGGCCGGACCACCACGATCGTTTCCTTCTCCACCGACGACGCCGCGCGCGCCGACTACGGCCCGTACACGCCCGGCTTCGTCACGGTCGAGTACGGCGACGCCGAGGCACTGGCCGGAGCCATCACCGACCGGACGGCGGCGGTGCTGCTGGAGCCGATCCAGGGTGAGGCCGGCGTGATCGTGCCCCCGGACGGCTACCTCGCCGAGGCACGCAGGCTCTGCGACCAGGCGGGGGCGCTGCTGATCGCCGACGAGATCCAGTCCGGCCTCGCCCGCACCGGCACCCTGTTCGCCCTGGACCACGAGCGGGTAAGGGCCGATCTCTACACCCTGGGCAAGGCGCTCGGCGGCGGCATCATGCCGGTCTCCGCGGTGGTCGGCAGCGGCGAGGTGCTCGGGGTGCTGCGGCCGGGCGAGCACGGCTCGACCTTCGGTGGCAACCCGCTCGCCTGCGCCGTCGGCCGCGCCGTGCTGCGGCTGCTGAGCACGGGCGAGTTCCAGCAGCGCTCCGCCTCGCTGGGCGAGCAGTTGCGGAGCCGGCTGTCCGAACTGGTCGGCGACGGCCTGGCCGAGGTTCGCGGCCGCGGCCTGTGGGCCGGGGTGGATATCGCCCCCGGCGGGCCGACCGGGCGGCAGGCCTCGCAGGCGCTGGCCGAGCGCGGTGTGCTGTGCAAGGAGACGCACGGCAACACGCTCCGGATCGCGCCCCCGCTGGTGATCTCCGAGCAGGACCTGGACCGGGGCATCGACGCGATCGCCGAGGTGGTCCGACACTGA
- a CDS encoding DUF2252 domain-containing protein has translation MHEERVDLRTPVDDAEAHARGKALRDATPPTAHDHQPTGPHRPGVLEFIETSHRGRLPELLPLRVGRMVSSPFSFFRGAAGLMAADLAGTPVSGLTAQLCGDAHAANFGLYGTPEGRIVMDINDFDETVPGPWEWDLKRLAASLVLAGREGDASEDGCLEAAEDAVKSYRRTIRALAELPFLRSWNALPDSSVVSKAQADELVDDFEKAAAKARKNTSAKVTRKWTEHIDDHSAGTHNLRFVDNPPILTHVDDAVAEAVTDGLESYADSLRESRRNLITRYSVSDVAFRVVGTGSVGLRSYIALLHGNGDETLVLQAKEATPSALGRYLDVKPTKHAGKRIVRGARLVQAESDILLGWTTIEGRPFMVRQFRNMKGSIDPTELRENHLDDYGRLAGALLARAHTRSVDPRLLAGYFADDKDMDEAVGRYAVRYADQTEADHAELVAAVERGSLPAES, from the coding sequence ATGCACGAGGAACGCGTAGACCTACGGACACCGGTCGACGACGCTGAGGCACACGCCCGGGGCAAGGCGCTCCGGGACGCGACCCCGCCGACCGCGCACGATCACCAGCCGACCGGCCCGCACCGGCCGGGGGTACTCGAGTTCATCGAGACCAGCCACCGGGGGCGGCTGCCGGAGTTGCTGCCGCTGCGAGTCGGCAGGATGGTGTCCTCGCCGTTCTCCTTCTTCCGCGGCGCCGCGGGGCTGATGGCGGCCGACCTGGCCGGAACCCCGGTCAGCGGGCTCACCGCCCAGCTCTGCGGCGACGCGCACGCGGCGAACTTCGGGCTGTACGGCACGCCCGAGGGCCGGATCGTGATGGACATCAACGACTTCGACGAGACCGTGCCCGGACCGTGGGAGTGGGACCTCAAACGGCTGGCCGCCAGCCTGGTACTGGCCGGGCGCGAGGGCGACGCCTCCGAGGACGGCTGCCTCGAGGCCGCGGAGGACGCGGTGAAGTCCTACCGGCGCACCATCCGGGCGCTGGCCGAGCTGCCGTTCCTGCGGTCGTGGAACGCGCTGCCGGACTCCTCGGTGGTGAGCAAGGCCCAGGCCGACGAGCTGGTCGACGACTTCGAGAAGGCCGCGGCCAAGGCCCGCAAGAACACCAGCGCCAAGGTCACCAGGAAGTGGACCGAGCACATCGACGACCACTCGGCGGGAACGCACAACCTGCGGTTCGTGGACAACCCACCGATCCTGACCCATGTGGACGACGCCGTGGCCGAGGCCGTGACCGACGGCCTGGAATCCTATGCGGATAGCCTGCGGGAGTCCCGTCGCAATCTGATCACCAGGTACTCGGTGTCCGATGTGGCCTTCCGGGTGGTCGGCACCGGAAGTGTCGGGCTCCGCAGCTACATCGCCCTGCTGCACGGCAACGGCGACGAGACGCTGGTGCTGCAGGCCAAGGAGGCGACGCCCTCGGCGCTGGGCCGGTACCTCGACGTCAAGCCCACCAAGCATGCCGGCAAGCGGATCGTCCGCGGTGCCCGGCTGGTGCAGGCCGAGTCGGACATCCTGCTCGGCTGGACCACCATCGAGGGCAGGCCGTTCATGGTCCGTCAGTTCCGCAACATGAAGGGCAGCATCGACCCGACCGAACTGCGGGAGAACCACCTGGACGACTACGGGCGGCTGGCCGGTGCGTTGCTGGCACGGGCGCACACCCGCTCGGTGGACCCGAGGCTGCTCGCCGGCTACTTCGCCGACGACAAGGACATGGACGAGGCCGTCGGCCGGTACGCGGTGCGCTACGCCGACCAGACCGAGGCCGACCACGCCGAGCTGGTGGCCGCCGTGGAGCGCGGTTCGCTTCCCGCGGAGTCCTGA
- a CDS encoding NAD(P)/FAD-dependent oxidoreductase has product MRVTVVGGGIIGLSCAVRLARPGWEVTVITAHPLADTASMAAGGLIYPRFAEPADRCAGWTAASVAEFRRLAGQQGTGVRLLPGRLLRREDRPVPEWADAVGGISRHTGLDGPWLDALAFAPPLVDTMVYLEWLAGVAAEAGVRTVYRELTGLDQARPGADLVVNAAGLGARELAPDPAVYPARGQVVHVRDPGLAEWVVDEDGFSYVLPHGGHVVCGGTEEVGSAALEPDEHTTADILRRCRALEPALEGVEVLRTRVGLRPARPEVRLERADEVIHCYGHGGMGITLSWGCADEVAALATES; this is encoded by the coding sequence ATGCGGGTCACGGTCGTCGGCGGCGGGATCATCGGGTTGAGCTGCGCGGTGCGGCTGGCGCGGCCCGGGTGGGAGGTGACCGTGATCACCGCGCACCCGCTGGCGGACACCGCCTCGATGGCGGCCGGCGGGTTGATCTATCCCCGGTTCGCCGAACCCGCCGACCGCTGCGCGGGCTGGACCGCGGCCAGCGTGGCCGAGTTCCGCCGGCTCGCCGGGCAGCAGGGCACCGGGGTCCGGCTACTGCCGGGCCGGTTGCTGCGGCGGGAGGATCGGCCGGTACCGGAGTGGGCGGACGCGGTCGGCGGCATCAGCAGGCACACCGGGCTGGACGGGCCGTGGCTGGACGCGCTGGCCTTCGCCCCACCGCTGGTGGACACCATGGTGTACCTGGAGTGGCTGGCCGGCGTCGCGGCCGAGGCCGGGGTGCGGACGGTGTATCGCGAGCTGACCGGCCTCGACCAGGCCCGTCCCGGGGCCGACCTGGTGGTGAACGCGGCCGGCCTCGGCGCGCGGGAACTGGCCCCTGATCCGGCCGTGTACCCCGCGAGGGGCCAGGTGGTGCACGTCCGCGACCCCGGGCTGGCCGAGTGGGTGGTGGACGAGGACGGCTTCAGCTATGTCCTGCCGCACGGCGGCCACGTCGTCTGCGGCGGTACCGAGGAGGTGGGCAGCGCCGCACTGGAGCCCGACGAGCACACCACGGCCGACATCCTGCGCCGCTGCCGCGCGCTGGAGCCCGCGCTGGAGGGGGTCGAGGTGCTGCGCACGAGGGTGGGCCTGCGCCCGGCCCGCCCCGAGGTCCGGCTGGAGCGGGCGGACGAGGTGATCCACTGCTACGGCCACGGCGGGATGGGCATCACCCTGTCCTGGGGCTGCGCCGACGAGGTGGCCGCCCTCGCCACGGAGTCCTGA
- a CDS encoding ATP-binding cassette domain-containing protein, with product MGHLEASALAYRRSDGRTLFTDVSFRVAGADVVALVGDNGVGKTTLLRILGGELRPERGAVHTQGGLAVMPQFIGSVRDERTVRDLLLEVAPPALRTAAAELDAVELALMDTDDEPTQLRYAEALSAWGEAGGYQVEVLWDTVTVAALGVPFDRARFREVRTLSGGEQKRLVLEALLRGPEQVLLLDEPDNYLDVPGKRWLEGRLAETAKAVLLISHDRQLLASAATHVVTLEGGTGWVHGGGFGGWHQARRARAERMAELRRRWDDKHEQLKELVRSLQRAATMSDEMTSRYRAAQTRLRKFEEEGAPPLPPREQQVKPRLRGGRTAVRAITCERLELAGLMAPFDLEVFFGDRVCVLGSNGSGKSHFLRLLDGGAEVPHTGRYRLGSRVLPGLFAQTHQHPEWAGRSLLDILGRGEGTRQGMERGAATAALSRYGLAAAAEQRFELLSGGQQARFQVLLLELSGATLLLLDEPTDNLDLVSAEALQAALEEFTGTVLAVTHDRWFAESFDRYLLFAADGRVTEVDAPVWTEGRVARSR from the coding sequence GTGGGACATCTCGAGGCGAGCGCGCTGGCGTACCGCCGCAGCGACGGGCGGACCCTGTTCACCGACGTGTCCTTCCGCGTCGCCGGTGCGGACGTGGTCGCGCTGGTCGGGGACAACGGCGTCGGCAAGACGACCCTGCTGCGCATCCTCGGTGGCGAGCTGCGCCCGGAGCGGGGGGCGGTGCACACCCAGGGCGGGCTGGCGGTGATGCCGCAGTTCATCGGGTCGGTGCGGGACGAGCGAACCGTGCGCGACCTGCTGCTTGAGGTCGCGCCCCCGGCGCTGCGCACGGCCGCTGCCGAGCTGGACGCGGTGGAGCTCGCCCTGATGGACACCGACGACGAGCCGACCCAGCTGCGCTACGCCGAGGCACTGTCCGCGTGGGGAGAGGCGGGTGGCTACCAGGTCGAGGTGCTGTGGGACACGGTGACCGTGGCCGCCCTCGGCGTCCCGTTCGACCGGGCGCGGTTCCGCGAGGTACGCACGCTCTCCGGCGGCGAGCAGAAACGGCTGGTGCTGGAGGCGCTGCTGCGTGGCCCCGAGCAGGTGCTGCTGCTGGACGAACCGGACAACTACCTGGACGTGCCGGGCAAGCGGTGGCTGGAGGGGCGGCTGGCCGAGACGGCCAAGGCCGTGCTGCTGATCAGCCACGACCGGCAGTTGCTTGCCAGCGCCGCCACGCACGTCGTCACCCTGGAGGGTGGGACGGGCTGGGTGCACGGCGGCGGTTTCGGCGGCTGGCACCAGGCGCGGCGGGCACGGGCGGAGCGGATGGCCGAGCTGCGCAGGCGCTGGGACGACAAGCACGAGCAGCTGAAGGAACTGGTTCGTTCGCTGCAGCGCGCGGCCACCATGAGCGACGAGATGACTTCGCGGTACCGGGCGGCGCAGACCCGGCTGCGGAAGTTCGAGGAGGAGGGCGCCCCACCGTTGCCGCCTCGGGAACAGCAGGTCAAGCCCCGCTTGCGGGGCGGAAGGACCGCGGTGCGGGCGATCACCTGCGAGCGGCTCGAGCTGGCCGGGCTGATGGCGCCCTTCGACCTCGAGGTGTTCTTCGGTGACCGGGTGTGCGTGCTCGGCTCCAACGGCTCCGGCAAGAGCCACTTCCTGCGGCTGCTGGACGGCGGCGCCGAGGTGCCGCACACCGGGCGGTACCGGCTCGGCTCGCGGGTGCTGCCCGGCCTGTTCGCGCAGACCCACCAGCACCCGGAATGGGCGGGTCGTTCGCTGCTGGACATTCTCGGCCGCGGCGAGGGCACCCGGCAGGGTATGGAGCGTGGGGCCGCCACGGCCGCGCTGAGCCGCTACGGGCTGGCCGCCGCCGCGGAGCAGCGGTTCGAGCTGCTCTCCGGCGGCCAGCAGGCCCGGTTCCAGGTGCTGCTGCTGGAGCTGTCCGGAGCGACCCTGTTGCTGCTGGACGAGCCGACGGACAACCTCGACCTGGTGTCCGCGGAGGCGCTGCAGGCCGCGCTGGAGGAGTTCACCGGCACCGTGCTGGCGGTGACTCACGACCGGTGGTTCGCCGAGTCCTTCGACCGCTATCTGCTGTTCGCCGCGGATGGCAGGGTGACCGAGGTGGACGCGCCCGTCTGGACCGAGGGACGGGTGGCACGGAGCAGGTAG
- a CDS encoding phosphatase PAP2 family protein encodes MADLRARALAVGAGLLMVLLGVPHAGDTGPDALDAAVATAVHSAFAGQDALLRLLVLPTQPAVLLGVLGVLAVTCVLQRRRTGLALVLLGPALAVAVNTWLLKPLFGRYYDDHLAYPSGHTVSLVAVLTVLALLARPRTATRLVILLGCLLLTAAGIGMIGLRYHYLTDILGGAACAVAVVLALAVGLEAAIPARSVPDPGRPRPWTGR; translated from the coding sequence GTGGCCGATCTCCGCGCGCGGGCGCTTGCCGTGGGCGCGGGCCTGCTGATGGTGCTGCTCGGTGTGCCGCACGCCGGGGACACCGGCCCGGACGCGCTGGACGCCGCGGTCGCCACGGCCGTGCACAGCGCCTTCGCCGGGCAGGACGCACTGCTGCGGCTGCTGGTGCTGCCCACCCAGCCCGCGGTGCTGCTCGGCGTCCTCGGTGTGCTGGCGGTCACGTGTGTGCTGCAGCGCCGCCGCACCGGGCTCGCGCTGGTGCTGCTCGGTCCCGCACTGGCCGTGGCCGTCAACACCTGGCTGCTGAAACCGCTGTTCGGCCGGTACTACGACGACCACCTCGCCTACCCGAGCGGCCATACGGTGAGCCTGGTCGCCGTGCTGACCGTGCTGGCCCTGCTCGCCCGCCCGCGTACCGCGACCCGGCTGGTGATCCTGCTCGGCTGCCTGCTGCTCACCGCCGCCGGGATCGGCATGATCGGGCTGCGCTACCACTACCTGACCGACATCCTGGGCGGCGCGGCCTGCGCGGTGGCCGTGGTCCTCGCGCTGGCGGTCGGGCTGGAAGCCGCTATCCCCGCTCGCTCGGTTCCGGATCCCGGCCGACCGCGTCCCTGGACAGGGCGGTGA
- the zapE gene encoding cell division protein ZapE, with protein sequence MPADLTGRWPELEADELITALVPPPRFDAVRFSTYLPNPQEPSQAAAVAACSTFAERVGTGRRKRSGWRALFGGGGAAAPQQTGLYLDGGFGVGKTHLLASVWHAVPGPKSYGTFVELTHLVGALGFAEAVRRLSEHRLLAIDEFELDDPGDTMLVTRLLRELTEAGVYVAATSNTLPDKLGEGRFAAEDFLREIQSLSARFGVVRVDGPDYRHRGLPDAPAPVTEDELATSARAHPGSTVDDFDALCAHLSALHPSRYGRLVDGVSMVHLRGVRPARDQTVALRLVALADRLYDRAIPVLASGTPLSELFPEEMLHGGYRKKYLRAVSRLTALSRDAVGRDPEPSERG encoded by the coding sequence ATGCCCGCTGACTTGACCGGTCGCTGGCCGGAGCTCGAAGCCGACGAGCTGATCACGGCGCTGGTTCCCCCGCCGCGGTTCGACGCCGTCCGGTTCTCCACCTACCTGCCCAACCCGCAGGAGCCGAGCCAGGCCGCGGCCGTGGCGGCCTGTTCCACCTTCGCCGAGCGGGTCGGCACCGGGCGGCGGAAGCGGTCCGGCTGGCGGGCGCTGTTCGGTGGTGGGGGCGCGGCGGCCCCGCAGCAGACCGGCCTGTACCTGGACGGCGGGTTCGGCGTCGGCAAGACCCACTTGCTGGCCTCGGTCTGGCACGCGGTGCCGGGGCCGAAGTCGTACGGCACGTTCGTGGAGCTGACCCACCTGGTGGGCGCGCTCGGGTTCGCCGAGGCGGTGCGCAGGCTCTCCGAGCACCGGTTGCTCGCCATCGACGAGTTCGAGCTGGACGACCCCGGTGACACGATGCTGGTGACCCGGTTGCTGCGGGAGCTCACCGAGGCCGGGGTGTACGTTGCGGCCACGTCGAACACGCTGCCGGACAAGCTGGGGGAGGGCCGCTTCGCCGCCGAGGACTTCCTGCGCGAGATCCAGTCGCTGTCCGCCCGGTTCGGCGTGGTCCGGGTGGACGGGCCGGACTACCGGCATCGTGGGCTGCCCGACGCCCCGGCCCCGGTCACCGAGGACGAGCTGGCCACCTCGGCACGGGCGCATCCCGGATCCACAGTGGACGACTTCGACGCACTGTGCGCGCACCTGTCCGCGCTGCATCCCTCCCGCTACGGGCGGCTGGTGGACGGGGTGTCCATGGTGCATCTGCGCGGAGTGCGGCCCGCGCGGGACCAGACGGTGGCCTTGCGGCTGGTGGCCCTCGCCGACCGGCTGTACGACCGGGCCATCCCGGTGCTCGCCTCCGGAACGCCGCTTTCGGAGCTGTTTCCCGAGGAGATGCTGCACGGCGGGTACCGCAAGAAGTACCTGCGGGCGGTCAGCAGGCTCACCGCCCTGTCCAGGGACGCGGTCGGCCGGGATCCGGAACCGAGCGAGCGGGGATAG
- a CDS encoding pyrimidine reductase family protein, with amino-acid sequence MLWPPRGDGSPSDPLTDADLERIYAYPDRLSRPWIQANFVASADGAAAVEHRSAGLSHPADKRIFALGRDLADVVLVGAGTVETENYRGVRNTARRAERRRRRGLTDVPPIAVVSGRCTIRPDAALLTDTAVPPIIFTTEVATPERRKALAAAGAEVLVTGEHTVDPHALLDELNQRGLRRIDCEGGPHLFATLVADDLIDQLCLTVAPLLAGAGADRIVAGRRSELPRGLHLASILYEDGFCLFRYRRAVGTEE; translated from the coding sequence ATGTTGTGGCCGCCACGGGGAGACGGCAGCCCGTCCGACCCGCTCACCGACGCCGACCTGGAACGGATCTATGCGTACCCGGACCGGTTGAGCAGGCCGTGGATCCAGGCCAACTTCGTCGCCTCGGCCGACGGCGCGGCCGCCGTCGAGCACCGTTCGGCCGGCCTGTCCCATCCCGCGGACAAGCGGATCTTCGCGCTCGGCCGCGACCTCGCCGACGTCGTGCTGGTGGGAGCGGGCACCGTCGAGACCGAGAACTACCGCGGTGTCCGCAACACCGCTCGGCGCGCCGAGCGCAGGCGGCGCAGGGGGCTCACCGATGTACCGCCGATCGCCGTGGTCAGCGGGCGTTGCACCATCCGGCCGGACGCCGCACTGCTCACCGACACGGCGGTGCCACCGATCATCTTCACCACCGAGGTCGCGACCCCGGAACGCCGCAAGGCGCTGGCCGCTGCCGGCGCCGAGGTCCTCGTCACCGGGGAGCACACCGTGGACCCGCACGCCCTGCTGGACGAGCTGAACCAGCGCGGGTTGCGCAGGATCGACTGCGAGGGTGGGCCGCACCTGTTCGCCACCCTGGTCGCCGACGACCTGATCGACCAGTTGTGCCTCACCGTGGCGCCGCTGCTGGCCGGCGCCGGGGCCGACCGGATCGTGGCGGGCCGGCGTTCCGAGCTGCCGCGCGGCCTGCACCTGGCCTCGATCCTGTACGAGGACGGGTTCTGCCTGTTCCGCTACCGCCGGGCAGTCGGCACGGAGGAGTGA
- a CDS encoding RNA polymerase sigma factor → MGADAEAEDSGTGRAGDRDVALLASAVRGNQAAFDSLVRRHTPRMYRVALRITGTSAEAEDVVQEAWISAWRGLSGFRSESAVSTWLYRVVTNTALAYIRRRRPTVSLDAALTPDDESRSLLESGLFADTRANPEGRVVRAEEVDAALRAIASLDVSQRVPLVLRELEGLSYEEVAEVLQVSVPALRSRLHRARVALLAKLREQ, encoded by the coding sequence ATGGGCGCGGACGCCGAGGCGGAAGACAGCGGTACCGGCCGGGCCGGCGACCGGGACGTGGCGCTGCTGGCCAGCGCGGTTCGCGGCAACCAGGCGGCCTTCGACAGCCTGGTCCGCAGGCATACGCCCCGAATGTACCGGGTGGCGCTGCGGATCACCGGTACCTCGGCCGAGGCCGAGGACGTGGTCCAGGAGGCGTGGATCTCGGCCTGGCGCGGGCTGTCCGGGTTTCGCAGCGAGTCCGCGGTGTCCACCTGGCTCTACCGGGTGGTCACCAACACCGCGCTGGCCTACATCCGGCGGCGCAGGCCGACCGTGTCGCTGGACGCGGCACTCACCCCGGACGACGAAAGCCGCTCCCTGCTGGAGTCCGGGCTGTTCGCCGACACCAGGGCCAACCCGGAGGGCAGGGTGGTCCGCGCCGAGGAGGTCGACGCGGCACTGCGTGCCATCGCGAGCCTGGACGTCTCGCAGCGGGTCCCGCTCGTCCTGCGCGAACTGGAAGGGCTGAGCTACGAGGAGGTCGCCGAAGTGCTCCAGGTCAGCGTCCCGGCCTTGCGTTCCCGGCTGCATCGAGCCAGGGTGGCGTTGCTCGCGAAACTCAGGGAGCAGTGA
- a CDS encoding Asp23/Gls24 family envelope stress response protein — protein MAQTSTSNTDTTAVTKPGTSALNEEGSAGKTTISSSVVQKVAGIAAREVSGVHALGGGVSRAFGAIRERIPGSGTVTTSGVSVEVGEKQAAVDLDLVVEYGARIVDVARAVRRNVITTVEQITGLDVIEVNISVNDIHLPEEDGEEEPSSRVE, from the coding sequence ATGGCGCAGACCAGCACGAGCAACACCGACACCACGGCCGTCACCAAGCCGGGGACGTCGGCACTCAACGAGGAGGGTTCGGCGGGCAAGACCACGATCTCCTCCTCGGTCGTGCAGAAGGTCGCCGGCATCGCCGCACGTGAGGTTTCCGGGGTGCACGCACTCGGCGGCGGGGTGTCCCGCGCGTTCGGTGCCATCAGGGAACGCATTCCCGGTTCCGGCACGGTGACCACCTCCGGCGTCTCCGTCGAGGTCGGCGAGAAGCAGGCCGCCGTGGATCTCGACCTCGTCGTGGAGTACGGGGCGCGGATCGTGGACGTCGCCCGCGCCGTCCGCCGTAACGTCATCACCACCGTCGAGCAGATCACCGGTCTCGATGTGATCGAGGTGAACATCTCGGTGAACGACATCCACCTTCCCGAGGAGGATGGCGAGGAAGAACCGTCGTCTCGGGTGGAGTGA
- a CDS encoding Asp23/Gls24 family envelope stress response protein, whose product MKSEPGRADRVASSGTSTEPEERGTLSISHTVVRKIAQRTADQVDGTTRAQRRVAGLGLGTHGSSAKVAGRADEVDLSMDLALHYPTSIGTVTGEVRERVTEEVERLTAYRVRSLRVTVSALLPEIQPRVR is encoded by the coding sequence ATGAAGTCCGAGCCCGGCCGGGCCGACCGTGTCGCGAGTTCAGGAACAAGCACCGAGCCGGAAGAGCGCGGCACGCTGAGCATCAGCCACACGGTGGTGCGCAAGATCGCGCAGCGGACGGCCGACCAGGTCGACGGCACGACACGGGCGCAGCGTCGGGTCGCCGGCCTCGGGCTGGGTACGCACGGGTCCAGCGCCAAGGTCGCCGGGCGGGCCGACGAGGTGGACCTGTCCATGGACCTCGCGCTGCACTACCCGACCTCGATCGGCACCGTGACCGGCGAGGTCCGGGAGCGGGTGACCGAGGAGGTGGAACGCCTCACCGCCTACCGGGTGCGCTCGCTGCGGGTGACCGTGTCCGCCCTGCTTCCCGAGATCCAGCCGCGCGTGCGCTGA
- a CDS encoding DUF6286 domain-containing protein, with protein sequence MRVFVRLLSTLLALAVAAAGGLIALEVGWHWWRPGDAPLLLPWPSWQARLSELQWTSTGIRVVAGITAAAGLILLLAALVARRRSIRLHDPAPSVSVTTSPRSLARLVGHRVRSQDNVDGATVTASAKKVRIRAVSRLEDERQLRPRLAEAVTHLLGEVPLTEHPKVSVVVDSPKDRR encoded by the coding sequence GTGCGGGTATTCGTCCGTCTACTTTCGACCTTGCTGGCGCTGGCCGTTGCCGCCGCCGGCGGGCTCATCGCGCTCGAGGTCGGTTGGCACTGGTGGCGCCCCGGCGACGCCCCGCTGCTGCTACCGTGGCCGAGCTGGCAGGCTCGGTTGAGCGAGCTCCAGTGGACCTCGACCGGCATCCGGGTCGTCGCCGGGATCACCGCGGCCGCCGGGCTGATCCTGCTGCTGGCCGCGCTCGTCGCGCGCAGGCGTTCCATCCGGTTGCACGACCCTGCGCCCTCGGTCAGCGTCACCACCTCGCCCCGTTCGCTGGCAAGGCTCGTCGGGCACCGGGTCCGCTCGCAGGACAATGTGGATGGTGCCACCGTCACCGCTTCCGCGAAGAAGGTTCGGATCCGCGCCGTCAGCAGGTTGGAGGACGAGCGGCAGCTCCGCCCGCGGCTGGCCGAGGCGGTCACCCACCTGCTCGGCGAGGTCCCACTCACCGAGCACCCGAAGGTATCCGTCGTGGTCGACTCCCCCAAGGACCGCCGATGA
- the amaP gene encoding alkaline shock response membrane anchor protein AmaP, translated as MSRTSTSTKALARSYRAERTLTFVLGLLGLLAGVAALVVSLGWLGGFRAQRPILDPIAVDWLGTRPVLAKTVAIVVGVLLLVFGLWWFVRSLRPEGRPDIELDRSVGSELTVTSGAIASAVQADAESVQGVHRARVRAVGDPADPALRISIWLREGSDLRAVWEELDTTVLTRARESLGIEALPTAVRLELDAAERRRVR; from the coding sequence ATGAGCCGCACCTCAACCTCCACCAAGGCACTCGCCCGTTCCTACCGCGCCGAACGCACTCTGACCTTCGTCCTCGGCCTGCTCGGTCTGCTCGCCGGCGTGGCCGCGCTGGTGGTGAGCCTCGGCTGGCTCGGCGGCTTCCGCGCGCAACGCCCGATCCTGGATCCGATCGCGGTCGACTGGCTGGGCACGCGGCCGGTGCTGGCCAAGACGGTCGCGATCGTGGTCGGGGTGCTGCTGCTGGTCTTCGGCCTGTGGTGGTTCGTCCGTTCGCTGCGTCCCGAGGGCAGGCCGGATATCGAACTCGATCGCTCGGTCGGCAGCGAGCTCACCGTCACCTCGGGCGCCATCGCCAGTGCCGTGCAGGCTGATGCCGAGTCGGTGCAAGGCGTGCACCGTGCCCGCGTCCGCGCGGTCGGTGACCCGGCCGACCCGGCGCTGCGGATCAGTATCTGGCTTCGCGAGGGCAGCGACCTCCGCGCCGTCTGGGAGGAGCTCGACACCACCGTGCTCACCCGCGCCCGCGAATCCCTCGGCATCGAAGCCCTGCCGACCGCGGTACGCCTCGAACTCGACGCAGCCGAACGCCGGCGCGTCCGCTGA